CTGAAATGTACGTCCTGTcctgcccagtcctctcctgcACAATACAAGCAACACTATCGATTATTTCTTTAATAGCACTAACATGCCTGCCTCTTAGCTTCTCAAACACTTCTATTTaagcacactggattagataaaacaataaaaatcaaagTTTACTGACTACAACGATAACAAATAACACAGTAAGTACAAGTAGGTCAAATTAATCCCCAGCCACCAATTAAGCAAGGATAGCTTGGGTTCACATACTGCATTAATTAGGTGTTGTGTCTCTCTGAGCTCAGGTATTCCCAGTTGCTTCAGGAATCAGTCCCATAGATCACACATCTCAGTATAAAACTGCCCGAATGCTCCGAATTGGCAGTTTCGTTCGATGAGGAAACAccaatgcatctctctctctctcttctcagcaggtACGTGCTATTGTCCTGAATTAGAATCACACACGCAGACACCATTGGGATCAGCAGGTATTGAATTTCAGACCTCCAGAACCAAAAGCCTCAGCCCCAGCTCCGACCCCTTCAGCGAAAGAAGCAACCTCATGGGTTGGAAAAAATAGGCAATTAGCTAGTCACTGAAGTCAGGGCTTCCCATTATGTCTCTGGGTTTTCATAGAGGCTCCAGTAAATGCCAAACAGCTTAATAGCACAGTGAGCAACTTTACCCCAAAAATGACATGTCAAGCCACAGAGCTCCCCTTGCCCAAAGAGGGTGGAAATATTGACATTCCTTTCCTCTCACCATTTCTTTAGCTAAGGAATAATCCCTTCAGACTGATTCTCTCACAGCAGAGTCACAAGTCACTGTTTTCTCTTTGGATGAGTGAACTGAAGTGTTTGTATGGGAGGCATGATTAATTATATTTGCATGTCATTATATTTGCACAGTGTCTGCATTTTATGGAACACTGGAATGACCGGCTGTGAACATTTGGCTCTGTGAACTAAGCCTTTCCCTGAGCGGATACTGATGTCCATTGAGAAACTGATCTCCATGTATCTTCACTTACTTCATTATAGAGAAGGGACAGGTTTTCCGCACCATTCACATGCCTGCATATCTGTAGCTGCCTGATCTCTGTTCAGAGGAGATGGAAAAGGGAAATCATTCAGAGGCAACTGAGTTCATTCTCTCAGGACTGACAGATCGTCCGGAGCTGCAGGTCCCCCTCTTTGTGGTGTTCCTATTGATTAATGGTATCAccctggtggggaatggggggatgaTCTTGTTAATCAGGATTGATCCCCGACtgcacacccccatgtactttttcctcagtcATTTGTCTTTGTGTGACCTCTGCGTTTCCTTGATAATTTCCCCAAAGATGCTGCTGAATTTCTTAGCCGAGGGGAAAAGTATTTCTTACACTGCCTGTGCTGTGCAAATGTTTCTCGCTATCATTTTTGGAGATCTTGAGGGCctcttgctggctgtgatggcgtatgaccgttatgtggccatctgtaacccGCTGCTCTATACGGTGAGCATGTCCAGGCAGCTTTGTATACTGCTGGTGGCTGGGGTGTACGCAGTGGGGGTGCTGGATTCAGTGTTAAACACATGTTTTACATTTcggctgtcattctgcagctccaacatcatCAATCATTTTTTCTGTGACGTCCCCCCACTGTTGGCGCTCTCCTGTTCTGACACCCACATGAATGAGATTGTGATCTTTGCTTTCATCAGCTGCATTCAAGTGATCAGCTTTGTGACTATCCT
The nucleotide sequence above comes from Caretta caretta isolate rCarCar2 chromosome 6, rCarCar1.hap1, whole genome shotgun sequence. Encoded proteins:
- the LOC142072398 gene encoding olfactory receptor-like protein OLF2, with the protein product MEKGNHSEATEFILSGLTDRPELQVPLFVVFLLINGITLVGNGGMILLIRIDPRLHTPMYFFLSHLSLCDLCVSLIISPKMLLNFLAEGKSISYTACAVQMFLAIIFGDLEGLLLAVMAYDRYVAICNPLLYTVSMSRQLCILLVAGVYAVGVLDSVLNTCFTFRLSFCSSNIINHFFCDVPPLLALSCSDTHMNEIVIFAFISCIQVISFVTILLSYVYITSTILQMRSADGWCKAFSTCTFHLTAVVLFYGPQLFMYLRPTSSYSMDTDKVTAVFYTLVIPMLNPLIYSLRNTEVKDALRIAMNKLQSNS